One Salmo trutta chromosome 26, fSalTru1.1, whole genome shotgun sequence DNA window includes the following coding sequences:
- the alp3 gene encoding alkaline phosphatase, tissue-nonspecific isozyme, whose amino-acid sequence METQKWSIVALCLLGVLGSTTVKVEEENPEFWRAQGAKALQAALNMKLNTNVAKNIMLFLGDGMGITTITAARILKGQMHNQSGEETVMTMDTFPHAGLLKTYSVDFQIPDSSSTATAYLCGVKTNLNTVGVNAAARNGICKTQKGNEVTSILKWAKDAGKSVGIVTTTRVQHATPATTYAHSASRKWYSDADMPASAKKEGCTDIASQLLNNTDIDVIIGGGRKYMTPKGTWDPEYPRDLASSGKRQDGRHLISDWQKMKVGKVARYVWNRTDFDAVDPDTTDYLMALFEPGDLRFDVERDPTMDPSIAETTEKAIRILSKNPKGFFLLVEGGRIDQGHHASRASMALHETVAFDNAVAKGLELTNEEETLTLVTADHSHAFTFNGYPFRGQSILGKSPLYGKDMLPYTTLMYGNGPGYKVVDNKRPDIRNVDTLEKDYVQLSAVPLDTETHGGEDVAVLARGPMAHLFHGVQEQSYLAHAMAYAGCVGRDLRHCESRPQHTNTQRILVTTTDDDRNSAPSQVSSISLVTALLAAVLH is encoded by the exons TTGAGGAGGAGAACCCAGAGTTCTGGAGAGCCCAGGGTGCCAAGGCTTTGCAGGCGGCGCTGAACATGAAGTTGAACACCAATGTGGCCAAAAACATCATGCTCTTCCTGGGTGACG GTATGGGCATTACCACCATCACAGCAGCTCGAATCCTCAAGGGCCAGATGCACAACCAGTCTGGAGAGGAGACAGTGATGACCATGGATACTTTCCCCCATGCGGGCCTCCTCAAg aCGTACAGTGTTGACTTCCAGATCCCTGACAGTTCATCCACAGCCACAGCCTACCTGTGTGGTGTTAAGACCAACCTGAACACGGTCGGGGTGAACGCTGCCGCACGCAATGGAATCTGCAAGACCCAGAAGGGCAACGAGGTCACCTCTATTCTCAAGTGGGCCAAAGATGCTG GTAAATCCGTTGGCATCGTCACGACAACGCGGGTCCAGCATGCAACTCCTGCCACAACCTATGCCCACAGTGCCAGCAGGAAGTGGTACAGCGATGCAGACATGCCCGCCTCTGCCAAGAAAGAAGGATGCACAGACATTGCCTCTCAGCTCCTAAACAACACTGACATTGAT GTGATCATCGGCGGGGGGAGGAAGTACATGACCCCTAAGGGCACCTGGGACCCAGAGTACCCCCGAGACCTGGCCTCCAGTGGCAAGAGACAGGACGGACGCCATCTCATCTCTGACTGGCAGAAGATGAAAGtcggaaag GTGGCTCGTTATGTGTGGAACAGGACTGACTTTGACGCTGTGGACCCTGACACCACTGACTACCTTATGG CCCTGTTTGAGCCTGGAGACCTGCGCTTCGACGTGGAGAGAGACCCCACCATGGACCCTTCCATCGCTGAGACCACAGAAAAGGCCATTCGCATCCTCAGCAAAAACCCCAAGGGATTTTTCCTCCTGGTAGAAG GTGGACGTATCGACCAGGGCCACCATGCCAGCAGAGCCTCCATGGCGTTGCACGAGACGGTTGCCTTTGACAATGCTGTCGCCAAGGGCCTGGAGCTGACCAATGAGGAGGAGACTCTCACCCTGGTGACAGCTGACCACTCCCACGCCTTCACCTTCAATGGATACCCCTTTAGAGGGCAAAGCATTCTGG gAAAATCTCCTCTGTATGGGAAGGATATGCTGCCTTACACAACTCTGATGTACGGAAACGGCCCTGGATACAAAGTCGTAGACAACAAGCGCCCTGACATCCGTAATGTGGATACAC TCGAGAAGGACTACGTGCAGCTGTCTGCGGTGCCCCTGGACACTGAGACCCATGGTGGGGAAGATGTGGCAGTGCTGGCCCGCGGCCCCATGGCACACCTCTTCCACGGGGTCCAGGAGCAGAGTTACCTGGCCCACGCCATGGCCTACGCTGGCTGTGTGGGACGGGACCTCAGGCACTGTGAAAGTAGACCTCAACACACCAATACCCAGAGGATCCTCGTCACTACTACTGATGATGACAGGAACAGTGCACCATCCCAGGTATCCTCCATCTCTCTGGTTACTGCCCTACTGGCTGCCGTGCTGCACTGA